Proteins encoded in a region of the Pelmatolapia mariae isolate MD_Pm_ZW linkage group LG16_19, Pm_UMD_F_2, whole genome shotgun sequence genome:
- the LOC134644143 gene encoding mitochondrial chaperone BCS1, whose protein sequence is MPLSDFLDGLKDNPYFGAGFGLVGVGTALALARKGAQVGMIFFRRHYMITLEVPSRDKSYNWLLSWITKHAKHTQHLSVETSYLAHESGRVHTQFDFHPSPGNHIIWYGRKWIRVERTREKQMVDLHTGTPWESVTFTALGRDRQIFFNILQEARELALKQEEGRTVMYTAMGAEWRPFGFPRRRRPLSSVVLDVGVAERIVDDVKDFIGNPKWYTDRGIPYRRGYLLYGPPGCGKSSFITALAGELGYSICLMSLSDRTLSDDRLNHLLSVAPQQSIILLEDVDAAFVSRDLLPTENPLAYQGMGRLTFSGLLNSLDGVASSEARIVFMTTNFIDRLDAALIRPGRVDLKQYIGHCTHWQLTQMFRRFYPDEPASEAEHFAKQALATHSEISAAQVQGHFLLHKMDPAGSIDNVAQIK, encoded by the exons ATGCCCCTGTCGGATTTTCTGGACGGCCTGAAGGACAACCCGTACTTCGGAGCCGGCTTCGGACTGGTCGGGGTCGGGACAGCTCTGGCGCTTGCCAGGAAAGGGGCTCAGGTGGGGATGATCTTCTTCCGCAGGCACTACATGATCACTCTGGAGGTGCCCAGCAGGGACAAGAGCTACAACTGGCTGCTGAGCTGGATCACCAAGCACGCCAAACACACGCAGCACCTGAGCGTGGAGACTTCCTACCTGGCGCACGAGAGCGGACGGGTTCACACGCAGTTTGACTTTCACCCGAGCCCTGGCAACCACATCATCTG GTATGGGAGGAAGTGGATCAGGGTGGAGCGAACCAGGGAGAAGCAGATGGTGGATCTGCACACTGGAACCCCCTGGGAGTCTGTCACTTTCACAGCTTTAGGCAGAGACAGACAGATCTTCTTTAATATCTTACAAGAAG CAAGAGAACTGGCGCTGAAGCAGGAGGAAGGCAGGACAGTGATGTACACGGCCATGGGTGCAGAGTGGCGGCCCTTCGGCTTTCCTCGGCGGCGCAGACCCCTCAGCTCTGTGGTGCTGGACGTGGGCGTTGCCGAAAGGATTGTAGATGACGTGAAGGACTTCATTGGAAATCCCAAATGGTACACAGATAGAG GTATTCCCTACAGAAGAGGCTACCTGCTGTACGGCCCCCCCGGATGTGGAAAGAGCAGTTTTAT CACGGCGCTGGCTGGTGAGCTGGGCTACAGCATCTGTCTGATGAGTCTGAGTGACCGAACACTTTCAGACGACCGCCTGAATCACCTCCTTAGCGTGGCACCGCAGCAGAGCATCATTCTCCTGGAGGATGTCGATGCAGCCTTTGTCAGCAGAGACCTGCTTCCCACTGAGA ACCCTCTGGCCTATCAGGGAATGGGACGACTGACCTTCAGCGGACTGCTGAACTCTCTTGACGGAGTCGCTTCATCGGAGGCCCGAATAGTTTTTATGACTACCAACTTCATAGACAG GTTAGACGCAGCGCTCATCCGACCTGGCCGGGTTGATCTGAAGCAGTACATCGGGCATTGCACCCACTGGCAGCTCACCCAGATGTTCCGACGATTTTACCCCGATGAACCAGCCTCTGAGGCAGAACACTTTGCCAAGCAGGCTTTAGCCACACACTCTGAAATCAGTGCTGCTCAGGTGCAAGGACACTTTCTGCTGCACAAAATGGACCCTGCAGGATCGATAGACAATGTTGCtcaaataaaatga